From the genome of Halarsenatibacter silvermanii:
TGGTAGGAGCTCTTTCAGCTCTGGTTACAGAAGAAGACAATGTGGGTTTTCTCGGCGGCATCGACAGTCCCCTTATCAACAAATTTGAGGGTGGTTTCGTACAGGGGGTGGAGTATATAGCCGAAGAAGACAAAGATATCGAAATCCAGCGCAGTTATGCCGATAGTTTTGATGATGCTGCTCGCGGGCGAGAAATAGCACTTGGATTTATCGATGATGGTGCCGATGTTATTTATCATGCTTCCGGTGGAACAGGTGATGGTCTTTTCACCGCTGCTGAAGAAGAAGACATCTATGCCATTGGGGTGGATTCCAATCAAAACTGGATTTCTCCAGGGCATATAATAGCGAGCAAACTGAAAAACGTTGATGTAGCAGTGTATAATACAATTGAAGATGTTGTTAAAGGTGACTTTGAAGGTGGCAGAAATATGGAATTTGATCTGGAAGTTGATGGTGTAGGAACAACTCCACTCGAGTCTGTCATAGATGAAGTTATAGAGCCGGAACTCGATGAGGAAGATAGAGAAGCAATTCTCCAGATGAAAGAAGAAGTAACCGCACCTCACGCAGAGCGAATTGAGGAAATTCGCGAAAAGATTATTGAAGATGAAATAGAGATTGAAGACTGGTCTGAAATCGGCAGACAATAAGAAACAAAATCAATTGAGCTCTCATAAAATTGAATGATTTTAAAAATGTGAGAACAACGTTATATCTGGACTTCACCTCCG
Proteins encoded in this window:
- a CDS encoding BMP family lipoprotein, whose protein sequence is MIKKSGILAILFAVVLVISFMGFSQPAEAETIQVGAVFSLGGLGDLSFNDLAYEALENASEDYDVEFDYIEPDSSADFDPSLRRFAERNYDLVLAVGFLQEEEVRQISQEYPHVNFAHVDVAHEPAIDNVRGMLFADHQSSFLVGALSALVTEEDNVGFLGGIDSPLINKFEGGFVQGVEYIAEEDKDIEIQRSYADSFDDAARGREIALGFIDDGADVIYHASGGTGDGLFTAAEEEDIYAIGVDSNQNWISPGHIIASKLKNVDVAVYNTIEDVVKGDFEGGRNMEFDLEVDGVGTTPLESVIDEVIEPELDEEDREAILQMKEEVTAPHAERIEEIREKIIEDEIEIEDWSEIGRQ